The following are from one region of the Pseudodesulfovibrio piezophilus C1TLV30 genome:
- a CDS encoding polysaccharide biosynthesis/export family protein encodes MKRPFFLFAFALIAPLTLAILFLCPPAHAASMSDFRLGAGDILEVSVWGDEALTRPNVIIRPDGMVSFPLVGDMKAAGKTVEALRKEFEKRIKEYVSDAPVTIMLQQLGSPQVYVVGKVNRPGVYLMSGQITVLQALALAGGMTPYAESDDILVVRIGKEGKQTYLPFNYVKAVSGDGLEQNIPLLPGDTVLIP; translated from the coding sequence GTGAAACGTCCCTTTTTTTTATTTGCCTTTGCTTTGATCGCTCCACTCACCCTTGCTATTCTTTTTCTGTGTCCTCCGGCGCACGCTGCATCAATGTCGGATTTTCGGCTCGGAGCTGGGGACATTTTGGAAGTCTCCGTTTGGGGAGATGAAGCTCTGACCCGCCCCAATGTCATCATCCGCCCCGATGGGATGGTCTCCTTCCCTCTTGTCGGCGACATGAAAGCAGCCGGGAAAACAGTCGAGGCATTGCGCAAGGAATTCGAAAAGCGTATAAAGGAATATGTATCCGATGCACCGGTGACGATCATGCTGCAACAATTGGGGAGTCCTCAAGTCTACGTTGTGGGCAAGGTCAACCGGCCTGGCGTCTATCTGATGAGTGGGCAGATCACTGTTTTGCAAGCCCTTGCCTTGGCTGGCGGCATGACACCATACGCGGAAAGTGACGACATTCTCGTCGTCCGCATCGGAAAAGAGGGAAAACAAACATATCTTCCCTTCAATTATGTCAAAGCGGTCTCAGGAGATGGTCTGGAACAAAATATTCCCCTCCTGCCGGGAGATACGGTCCTTATCCCCTAA
- a CDS encoding redoxin domain-containing protein: MELVALQKVLPEIHELGASLAAISPETEDNSLSTAEKNALTFDVLHDDGNVVATSFGLVFTVGEELKAIYKGFGIDLEKSNGDASYTLPIPATYVIRQDGTVAYHFAEVDYTKRLDPTEVVQALKKL, from the coding sequence CTGGAGCTGGTAGCTCTGCAAAAGGTCTTGCCGGAAATTCATGAACTGGGAGCGAGCCTTGCGGCAATCAGTCCTGAAACTGAAGACAACTCTCTATCCACGGCTGAAAAGAATGCACTGACATTTGATGTGCTTCATGACGATGGTAATGTCGTTGCCACATCATTTGGCCTCGTCTTCACGGTCGGAGAAGAACTCAAAGCAATCTACAAGGGATTCGGAATTGATCTGGAGAAATCCAACGGAGATGCTTCATACACTCTCCCGATCCCGGCAACATATGTGATCCGACAGGATGGCACCGTGGCCTACCACTTTGCCGAGGTGGATTACACCAAACGCCTGGACCCGACCGAGGTCGTACAGGCACTCAAAAAACTGTAA
- a CDS encoding Alkyl hydroperoxide reductase/ Thiol specific antioxidant/ Mal allergen (fragment), whose amino-acid sequence MSTLTEQLAQTLKQNKKRIPETAQAVMQQAEKDLRNSGIEGSALADGEKAPQFSVKNHLNQERNLAAYLQQGPLVLSFYRGGW is encoded by the coding sequence ATGTCCACTTTGACAGAACAATTGGCCCAGACTCTCAAGCAGAACAAGAAACGAATCCCTGAAACAGCACAAGCAGTAATGCAGCAAGCTGAGAAAGACCTGCGAAATTCCGGCATAGAAGGCTCGGCATTGGCGGATGGAGAAAAAGCTCCTCAATTCTCAGTGAAAAATCATCTGAATCAGGAACGAAACCTCGCTGCCTATCTGCAACAGGGACCACTTGTTCTCAGTTTTTACCGAGGCGGCTGGTGA
- a CDS encoding diguanylate cyclase domain-containing protein, with product MPASTELKCIIKRLQESPEACVGLMAGGRLKGIVTIETLIANLDSHSGRLEGSSALECASTSFVMTSGDVFFTDFLYENSSKSYDNIILTSSHGQISLVAKDTFRQILTFKNRRIREVLPVTSGVPALNEKESCLKALELLSHEEHPHVVSLGNDGPTGVVTRHDISRAIEMRQNLWDIRLVDVAQSNVTVLREDISAEEALFQLEGNPNRLIICEDSDGGVRSVVDIMQLRRALIGLLKPKKYEIAYQGVAQRQLSDILIERVMSDTMGIGVVALTPDLEIQYSNRTAKKLLGLSSVSLSRKSAYSLSHDIPLLENVVHAVGMLDPVSNPVVDLSNRTDFPSNYQTKLTGVWKNNDPSGFIVTIQNSTDVRLAEAKLRKLAYYDALTGLPNRTLLFERLNMEIRKSRRYNEEFAVVFVDLNGFKGINDRYGHRYGDQLLIKVANRFSNVLRETDTVARLGGDEFLFILPGASFMETAWVVSKKILAVLDEPIVLEEVTVSIDASFGTAYFPENGLTPEELIDFADQEMYESKRLGL from the coding sequence ATGCCAGCTTCAACTGAGTTGAAGTGTATAATCAAAAGGTTGCAGGAGTCTCCCGAGGCCTGTGTCGGCTTGATGGCTGGAGGGCGTCTCAAAGGAATTGTGACCATTGAGACTCTTATCGCGAACCTTGATTCCCATTCTGGGAGGTTGGAAGGCTCGTCTGCCCTTGAGTGTGCCTCAACGAGTTTTGTGATGACCAGTGGGGATGTTTTCTTCACCGATTTTCTGTACGAAAACTCTTCGAAATCATATGACAATATTATTTTAACAAGTTCCCATGGACAAATCAGTCTTGTTGCCAAGGATACTTTTCGTCAAATACTTACCTTTAAAAACCGCCGGATACGTGAAGTCCTTCCTGTGACTTCCGGGGTCCCGGCTCTTAATGAGAAAGAGAGTTGTCTCAAGGCTCTGGAGCTTTTAAGTCATGAGGAACACCCGCATGTTGTCAGTTTGGGAAATGATGGCCCAACCGGAGTTGTGACGCGGCACGATATCTCCAGAGCCATTGAAATGCGACAAAACCTTTGGGATATACGACTTGTTGATGTGGCTCAGAGCAATGTGACTGTCTTGAGGGAGGATATTTCGGCAGAAGAAGCTCTTTTTCAATTGGAGGGAAATCCAAACAGGCTGATCATTTGCGAGGATTCCGATGGCGGCGTTCGTTCCGTGGTTGATATTATGCAGCTCCGTCGTGCCCTGATCGGTTTGCTCAAGCCGAAAAAATATGAAATTGCGTACCAGGGAGTTGCCCAGAGACAGCTCAGTGATATCCTTATTGAACGGGTCATGAGTGATACCATGGGTATAGGAGTGGTGGCTCTGACACCCGATCTAGAGATTCAATACAGTAACAGGACAGCGAAAAAACTCTTGGGCCTGAGTTCTGTTTCTCTGAGTAGAAAAAGCGCGTATTCTCTTTCTCATGACATCCCGCTTCTGGAAAATGTCGTGCATGCTGTGGGCATGTTGGACCCCGTTTCCAATCCGGTTGTCGATTTGAGCAACAGGACGGATTTTCCCTCGAATTATCAGACGAAATTGACAGGGGTATGGAAGAATAATGATCCGAGTGGTTTTATTGTTACCATCCAAAATTCCACTGATGTTCGACTCGCTGAAGCAAAGCTGCGAAAGCTGGCGTATTACGATGCCTTGACCGGGTTGCCGAATAGGACATTGCTTTTTGAGAGATTGAATATGGAGATCAGGAAAAGCCGCAGGTATAATGAAGAGTTTGCAGTGGTGTTTGTTGATTTGAACGGGTTCAAGGGAATCAATGATCGCTATGGTCATCGTTACGGAGATCAGCTTCTTATCAAGGTTGCCAACCGATTTTCCAATGTCCTGCGTGAAACCGATACGGTTGCCAGGCTCGGTGGCGATGAATTCCTTTTTATTCTCCCTGGCGCATCCTTCATGGAAACAGCATGGGTTGTCTCCAAGAAGATACTCGCCGTGCTGGATGAGCCGATTGTTTTGGAAGAGGTGACAGTCTCCATCGATGCCAGTTTCGGGACAGCGTACTTTCCGGAAAATGGGCTGACCCCCGAGGAACTTATCGATTTTGCCGATCAGGAAATGTACGAATCGAAAAGACTTGGACTCTAA
- a CDS encoding BMP family lipoprotein — MKPWFLSFLSILLLVLPAQAEMPIVGFITGASGLGDLSFNDMGYGGIRKAQQEFGFKLIVLEPKGNGESTEQDVLKLVAKADIIILLGVQHTELAKQAAQDNPHKKFVLVEMPVRDMANMSSIMFKQHEGSFLAGAMAGYMTQTGTVGFIGGTKVLPVEAFEQGYREGFLYARPDGTLRVEYLSAAGDFSGFSNPAKAYGIAMGQYEQGADIVFGVAGLSGNGVIEAARRTGKLAIGVDSDQDSLAKGFVLTSMIKRLDTALYHELQVIMGGHFSPGITFYGLGNGGVSLSQMKYTRHLINPEILEKIKAIRKEIINGGIKVTDLLPKG, encoded by the coding sequence ATGAAACCATGGTTCCTGTCTTTTTTGAGTATCCTGTTGCTGGTCCTGCCTGCTCAAGCGGAGATGCCTATTGTCGGTTTTATTACCGGGGCTTCAGGGTTGGGAGATCTTTCCTTCAACGACATGGGCTATGGTGGGATCAGAAAGGCGCAACAGGAATTCGGATTCAAGTTGATCGTCCTGGAACCGAAGGGAAATGGAGAAAGCACGGAGCAGGACGTGCTTAAGCTTGTTGCAAAAGCTGATATAATTATACTTCTTGGTGTGCAGCATACAGAACTTGCCAAGCAGGCAGCCCAAGATAACCCTCACAAAAAGTTTGTTCTCGTTGAAATGCCGGTTAGGGATATGGCGAATATGTCCAGCATCATGTTCAAGCAGCATGAAGGGTCGTTTCTTGCCGGAGCCATGGCCGGGTATATGACACAAACAGGTACAGTCGGTTTCATCGGCGGGACAAAAGTGTTGCCCGTCGAGGCTTTCGAACAAGGCTATCGTGAAGGATTCCTTTACGCCCGCCCTGATGGGACGTTGCGTGTCGAGTATCTTTCTGCTGCTGGCGACTTTTCCGGGTTCAGCAATCCTGCCAAAGCTTATGGGATAGCCATGGGCCAGTATGAGCAAGGCGCGGATATTGTTTTTGGTGTTGCCGGTTTGTCCGGCAATGGGGTTATCGAAGCCGCGAGGCGCACGGGGAAACTCGCCATCGGCGTTGATTCCGATCAGGATTCCCTGGCAAAAGGGTTTGTGCTGACGAGCATGATTAAAAGATTGGACACGGCTCTCTACCATGAATTGCAAGTAATCATGGGTGGTCATTTTTCGCCGGGGATCACGTTCTATGGCCTCGGGAATGGTGGGGTCAGTTTGAGTCAAATGAAATATACACGGCATCTGATCAACCCGGAAATACTGGAGAAGATCAAGGCAATCAGGAAGGAAATAATCAACGGTGGCATCAAGGTGACAGATCTGCTTCCCAAAGGATAA
- a CDS encoding TetR/AcrR family transcriptional regulator: MKALNSKDVMVEKERAVSRKVQGEETRALLIDVGARLFGLHGFHGVSMRQLAAEAGVNLSTVGYHFGGKAGLYEAILQELIAMRDEIFPPIPELEKRLSEAAGNANDLAEVVSWYMNRLVHGILGQKRESWPAFIISRELAQSTELYPKIEKEFFDPTFSSLFILVDAVLPDVDDREEIVITSHCIIGMIIKFLESHKLITKRLNWESYRGRGVEKISVIMSKRIRGFLGLPMENA; the protein is encoded by the coding sequence ATGAAAGCATTGAACTCAAAGGATGTCATGGTGGAAAAGGAAAGGGCTGTAAGCAGAAAAGTGCAGGGGGAGGAAACCCGTGCACTGCTGATTGATGTCGGGGCACGTCTTTTTGGCCTTCATGGGTTTCACGGGGTGAGCATGCGGCAGTTGGCTGCTGAGGCCGGAGTCAATCTGTCGACCGTGGGGTATCATTTTGGTGGGAAAGCTGGACTGTACGAGGCTATTCTGCAGGAACTCATCGCCATGCGCGACGAGATATTCCCACCGATCCCAGAGCTTGAGAAGCGTCTGTCCGAAGCAGCAGGGAATGCCAATGATCTGGCGGAAGTTGTCTCTTGGTATATGAACAGGCTTGTTCATGGTATTCTCGGGCAGAAAAGGGAGAGTTGGCCAGCTTTCATCATTTCCCGTGAATTGGCCCAATCCACGGAGTTGTATCCAAAAATCGAAAAAGAATTTTTCGACCCGACATTCAGTTCACTTTTTATTTTGGTCGATGCGGTTCTGCCGGATGTTGACGACAGGGAAGAAATTGTTATTACCAGCCACTGTATTATTGGTATGATTATCAAATTTCTGGAAAGTCATAAATTGATAACCAAACGTTTGAATTGGGAATCCTATAGAGGGCGCGGGGTTGAAAAGATCTCCGTCATTATGAGCAAACGCATTAGAGGCTTCCTTGGCCTTCCCATGGAGAATGCATGA
- a CDS encoding PilZ domain-containing protein: MGHTVTICFQVVEEINEALQDRATLENRDVNELIVKAIENYLGVKASNRRAHDRTVVNLSAVARPISEEVGTAILPGKVRDVSVGGLKLQCDYAPKDLMRIIGVGHHVEIIFTVPERQYPVCFTCEVKHVFEKDVSELGCAFIKSTGDSLDVLKEILQFSP, encoded by the coding sequence GTGGGCCATACAGTAACAATCTGCTTTCAGGTGGTCGAAGAGATTAACGAAGCACTTCAAGACAGGGCTACGTTGGAAAACCGGGATGTCAATGAACTGATAGTCAAGGCGATTGAAAATTATCTCGGTGTCAAGGCCAGCAACCGGCGGGCACACGACCGCACTGTTGTCAACCTCTCTGCTGTTGCCAGACCTATCAGTGAAGAGGTCGGAACAGCCATTTTACCGGGGAAAGTGCGCGATGTCTCTGTGGGAGGGCTCAAGTTACAGTGCGATTACGCGCCGAAAGACCTGATGAGAATCATTGGTGTGGGACATCACGTTGAGATCATTTTTACGGTTCCAGAAAGACAGTACCCGGTTTGTTTCACTTGTGAGGTCAAACACGTCTTTGAAAAAGATGTCTCCGAATTGGGATGTGCGTTCATCAAATCAACCGGAGACAGCCTGGATGTCCTCAAAGAGATTTTACAATTTTCACCATAA
- a CDS encoding PilZ domain-containing protein: protein MSEDVFPRYSISGELALDLETIAKELGTPPEALLEAIVEEYIHTQQSPCATEEERRSFQRVEVNVPAIIYIEEENGASVVYQPALLKDISPIGIRIVCSGKKLCGRVITDYPVGLRFEIIFAFTDDMDPIRFQCVARRIEVMGEELQLGALITGSSDEGQKAYEKLLKDYGLASMQLTKMNPTL, encoded by the coding sequence ATGTCTGAAGATGTTTTCCCTCGGTATTCCATCAGCGGCGAACTGGCCCTTGACCTGGAGACGATCGCCAAAGAACTCGGTACGCCTCCTGAAGCTCTGCTTGAAGCAATTGTCGAAGAATATATTCATACGCAGCAGTCTCCATGTGCAACCGAGGAAGAGAGGCGTTCTTTTCAACGTGTTGAAGTCAACGTCCCGGCGATCATTTATATTGAAGAGGAAAATGGTGCATCGGTCGTCTATCAACCAGCCTTGCTCAAGGACATTTCCCCTATCGGCATCCGTATTGTCTGCTCCGGGAAAAAGCTGTGTGGCCGTGTCATAACCGACTATCCTGTAGGATTGAGATTCGAAATCATATTTGCCTTCACCGACGACATGGACCCGATCCGCTTTCAATGCGTGGCCAGACGCATTGAGGTCATGGGGGAAGAATTACAACTGGGTGCGCTGATTACAGGATCATCCGATGAAGGGCAAAAAGCATATGAAAAGCTGCTTAAAGATTATGGACTGGCATCCATGCAACTGACGAAAATGAATCCGACACTGTAG
- a CDS encoding sigma-54-dependent transcriptional regulator: protein MARILLIDDAQDFCLIFATMLKRLGFDCITSTSLEAGLQELEKNPFDLVFLDVYLGAHSGLDHIAGVMNSPGNPDVIIISASGSGKNAEEAIQLGSWDFLVKPVSFTDLEKCISRCLKHREAKSRFIAESTFHRGPIIGGSPQLLRAIQWVGIVARSKNNVLILGETGTGKELFARAVHENSERSSQSFTVVDCTNLPTTLAQSILFGHEKGTFTDAKERREGLFKQADGGTIFLDEIADLDMTIQKALLRVLQDHTFRPLSSRNEVKSDFRLVAATNRDLPQMVHDGTFRQDLYYRLKSCIINLPPLRERVDDIAPLAIHYMKKICKEQGIPKKRFSDDYLQALREYHWAGNVRELINTVNHSISNSFDAKTLHSYHLSRELRVCLVKNNVENADQKLTTDFIQPLSSLPDDHFSQEELPTFKEVRKKVVSQLEAEYLLELVNRTAGDIKAACKVAGLSRARLYELLQKHEIDYKHAS, encoded by the coding sequence ATGGCTCGAATTCTGCTGATAGACGATGCACAGGACTTTTGTCTGATTTTTGCGACAATGCTCAAGCGCCTTGGGTTTGATTGCATTACTTCGACGAGTCTTGAGGCCGGCCTTCAGGAACTGGAGAAAAACCCTTTTGATCTCGTTTTTCTCGATGTTTATCTCGGTGCGCACAGCGGGCTTGACCATATCGCCGGTGTCATGAACTCACCGGGCAATCCTGATGTCATCATCATCTCGGCCAGCGGCAGCGGAAAAAACGCCGAAGAAGCCATTCAACTCGGCTCATGGGATTTTCTCGTCAAACCCGTGAGTTTTACTGATCTCGAAAAGTGTATTTCCCGATGTCTCAAGCATAGGGAAGCCAAAAGTCGATTCATTGCCGAATCCACATTCCATCGGGGACCAATTATTGGAGGCAGTCCTCAACTGCTTCGGGCCATCCAGTGGGTCGGCATCGTTGCCCGGTCCAAGAATAACGTCCTTATTCTTGGCGAAACAGGGACCGGCAAGGAGCTGTTTGCCCGAGCTGTTCACGAGAATAGTGAGCGGAGCAGTCAATCCTTTACGGTTGTCGATTGTACTAATCTGCCGACGACTTTGGCGCAAAGTATCCTGTTCGGTCATGAGAAAGGGACTTTTACCGATGCGAAAGAACGGCGGGAGGGGCTTTTCAAACAGGCGGATGGTGGAACCATCTTTTTAGATGAAATTGCGGATCTCGATATGACTATCCAGAAGGCCCTTTTACGGGTTTTGCAAGATCATACTTTCCGGCCGCTGAGTTCCAGGAATGAGGTGAAAAGTGATTTTCGCCTCGTGGCCGCGACGAACAGGGACCTGCCTCAAATGGTCCATGACGGGACTTTTCGTCAGGATCTCTATTATCGCCTCAAATCATGTATTATCAATCTGCCGCCTTTGAGAGAAAGGGTAGATGATATCGCTCCCCTGGCTATTCATTATATGAAAAAGATATGCAAGGAGCAGGGGATTCCCAAAAAGAGGTTTTCAGATGATTATCTCCAGGCCTTGAGGGAATATCACTGGGCAGGGAATGTCCGGGAGTTGATCAATACCGTCAATCATTCCATTTCAAATTCCTTTGATGCAAAGACACTCCATTCCTATCATCTTTCAAGGGAATTGCGAGTCTGCCTGGTCAAAAACAATGTTGAAAATGCAGACCAGAAACTGACTACTGATTTCATTCAGCCACTGTCATCGCTCCCTGACGATCACTTCAGTCAGGAGGAATTACCGACATTCAAGGAAGTTCGAAAAAAGGTCGTCAGTCAATTGGAGGCGGAATATCTTTTGGAATTGGTCAACCGGACTGCCGGTGATATCAAAGCAGCTTGCAAGGTGGCAGGATTGTCGAGGGCACGTCTCTACGAACTTCTGCAAAAGCATGAGATCGATTACAAGCACGCAAGTTAG
- a CDS encoding MGMT family protein, whose translation MTRLPFTDLVIDLIKSIPAGKVATYGGIARMAGKSRGARQVAYILHSFSAKEGLPWHRVVNRAGCISLRPGFGYEEQKDRLISEGVVFDEKDTLDFGRFLWIPGPEECQETTPPRDITSCGGNDS comes from the coding sequence ATGACAAGACTGCCTTTTACAGATCTCGTGATTGATTTGATCAAAAGCATCCCGGCAGGGAAGGTCGCGACGTATGGAGGAATTGCCCGTATGGCCGGAAAGAGCCGTGGAGCAAGACAGGTTGCTTATATTCTCCACTCTTTTTCAGCCAAGGAAGGGTTGCCATGGCATCGTGTGGTCAACCGGGCAGGATGTATATCCTTGCGGCCAGGGTTTGGGTATGAGGAACAGAAAGATCGGCTCATCAGTGAAGGTGTCGTGTTTGACGAAAAGGACACACTTGATTTTGGACGATTCCTCTGGATCCCGGGGCCTGAAGAGTGCCAGGAAACCACGCCCCCACGCGACATAACATCCTGTGGGGGCAATGATTCCTGA
- a CDS encoding VanZ family protein: MRLRATQYLFQAGWLGVLTSVTVLSVLPGSGQPVPFSFIDKIEHFSAYFTLSLFAEALPGYQRGRMMFFLVGWGGLMEVIQNYIPSRDLSLGDFICNAVGVLCGSVVGLFLSRMTMRAGRMRS; encoded by the coding sequence ATGCGATTACGAGCAACGCAATACTTGTTTCAGGCAGGGTGGTTGGGGGTGCTGACGAGCGTCACTGTTCTCTCTGTTTTACCCGGCAGTGGGCAGCCTGTGCCGTTCTCTTTCATTGATAAGATTGAGCATTTCAGCGCATATTTTACTCTTTCTCTTTTTGCGGAAGCTCTGCCGGGGTATCAGCGGGGGCGGATGATGTTCTTTCTTGTTGGTTGGGGTGGATTGATGGAAGTCATCCAGAATTATATCCCCTCCCGTGATCTTTCATTGGGAGATTTTATTTGCAACGCCGTGGGAGTTCTCTGTGGCTCTGTCGTGGGATTATTCCTGTCTCGGATGACGATGCGCGCTGGTCGAATGCGGTCCTGA
- a CDS encoding ATP-binding protein — MKSLRIRVLLGTSLILVAFLFLLGSYVIVSQRQELINTLEDHGQRMASLTARSCSEYIQRFSYFLMEDQALSVEQSPDVAFCEIYDVEGKSLLQSGNIISKDHTRKNSPSYGGNLLLVSQPIMAGTTRIGRVDIGLKLESIDQAISEKTIRMVMLFILLALCLITVLSGFFQQLCIKPIQDLTQYTRKVAQGDFVVFDAGGRDDEIGYLAQNFNEMSMSLKELYGGLESKVREHTNELEKTNMELQDMVSHAERMARKAEEGTRAKSQFLAAMSHEIRTPMNSVLGMAEALAETALTGEQKSYLNVIQGSGTTLLGLIDDILDLSKIESGDVVVESIPFQIEDVLAHVFSVMSYAGHAKALDLDYMIAPEIPGMVLGDSYRLQQILMNLVSNGIKFTHAGAVHVEVDVLSRKGTGFGSSVVLQFLVRDSGIGIVPEALDSIFDKFTQADSSTTRNYGGSGLGLAICKSLCEMMGGKIAIESEVGVGTNVLFNLPFDVARETAPGASPLSGKHLLLVDDRDRLQERLAARIRGWGGSIVIREDLESAVTAVESEGSGETYDAVVVNTPLGGKSWRNVAAEMVQRGLDPQRIILLTSEPAEDAGDFYSIGGILTKPPGMERLKATMEKMAVRNLQPQKTLRSLEILLVEDNEANVMLIEVYLKDTAHTLSVAHDGQEGFSLYREKRFDIVFMDIEMPVLDGYGSTRMIRQWERENRKSPVRIIALTAHALNEVREKALDAGCNSHLTKPVSKEAFLRALRIEIGRFH; from the coding sequence ATGAAAAGTCTGAGGATTCGAGTTCTGTTGGGAACTTCATTGATTCTTGTTGCCTTTTTATTTCTGCTGGGATCGTATGTTATTGTTTCCCAGCGGCAGGAGCTTATAAATACTCTTGAAGATCATGGCCAGCGGATGGCCTCTCTGACTGCTCGTTCCTGCTCGGAATATATTCAGCGATTCAGCTATTTCCTGATGGAGGATCAAGCCCTCTCCGTGGAGCAGTCCCCGGATGTCGCCTTTTGTGAAATTTATGATGTGGAGGGCAAATCCCTTCTCCAGTCCGGTAATATCATTTCCAAGGATCATACTCGCAAGAATTCTCCGTCGTATGGGGGGAATCTGCTCCTGGTCTCTCAACCCATAATGGCAGGAACCACCCGGATCGGCCGGGTTGATATCGGTCTCAAACTTGAGAGTATTGATCAGGCTATTTCTGAAAAGACGATTCGTATGGTCATGCTATTCATTCTGCTTGCCCTGTGTTTGATTACCGTTTTGAGCGGTTTTTTCCAGCAACTCTGCATCAAACCCATTCAGGATCTGACTCAATACACCCGCAAGGTTGCTCAAGGGGATTTTGTTGTGTTCGATGCTGGGGGCAGAGATGATGAAATTGGCTATCTCGCCCAGAATTTCAATGAAATGAGTATGTCTCTCAAGGAATTGTACGGCGGTTTGGAATCCAAGGTTCGGGAGCATACCAACGAGTTGGAAAAAACAAATATGGAATTGCAGGACATGGTTTCACATGCAGAGCGCATGGCTCGGAAAGCGGAAGAAGGAACCCGAGCAAAATCTCAGTTCCTTGCAGCAATGAGCCATGAAATACGAACTCCCATGAATTCCGTCCTTGGCATGGCCGAAGCCTTGGCAGAAACGGCATTGACCGGTGAACAGAAAAGTTACTTGAATGTGATTCAGGGATCAGGCACCACATTGCTCGGTCTGATTGATGATATTCTTGATCTGAGTAAAATTGAGAGTGGGGATGTGGTTGTGGAATCGATTCCTTTTCAGATTGAAGATGTCCTGGCTCATGTTTTCAGCGTGATGTCTTATGCCGGACATGCAAAGGCTCTTGATTTGGATTACATGATTGCGCCGGAAATCCCCGGTATGGTGCTTGGCGATTCCTATCGATTGCAGCAGATTCTCATGAATCTGGTCAGCAATGGGATCAAATTCACTCATGCGGGGGCGGTTCATGTTGAAGTTGATGTCCTGTCTCGAAAAGGGACAGGGTTTGGTTCCTCGGTGGTCCTGCAATTCCTGGTGCGGGATAGCGGGATAGGGATTGTCCCCGAGGCTCTTGATTCGATTTTCGATAAATTTACCCAGGCGGATTCCTCCACAACCCGTAACTATGGTGGTTCCGGTCTTGGTTTGGCCATCTGCAAATCACTGTGTGAAATGATGGGGGGAAAAATAGCTATAGAAAGTGAGGTGGGAGTGGGCACCAATGTCCTCTTTAACCTGCCATTTGATGTTGCGCGGGAAACAGCCCCTGGTGCATCTCCTCTTTCCGGCAAACATCTCTTGTTGGTTGATGACCGGGATCGGCTTCAGGAACGGCTTGCAGCCCGTATCAGGGGGTGGGGTGGATCGATTGTCATCCGGGAGGATTTGGAGAGCGCAGTGACAGCTGTGGAAAGCGAAGGGAGCGGGGAAACGTATGACGCGGTTGTCGTCAATACCCCCTTGGGGGGCAAATCCTGGCGAAACGTGGCAGCAGAAATGGTCCAAAGAGGACTTGATCCGCAACGGATCATCCTGCTGACGTCAGAGCCTGCCGAGGATGCCGGAGATTTTTACTCCATCGGCGGTATCCTGACAAAACCACCTGGCATGGAACGGCTCAAGGCCACAATGGAAAAGATGGCAGTCAGAAATTTGCAACCGCAAAAGACGCTGCGATCGTTGGAGATTCTCCTTGTTGAAGACAATGAAGCCAATGTCATGCTTATTGAAGTGTATCTCAAGGACACGGCGCATACCTTGTCTGTTGCGCATGACGGGCAGGAAGGGTTTTCCTTGTATCGGGAAAAGCGATTCGATATTGTCTTTATGGATATCGAAATGCCCGTCCTTGACGGCTATGGCAGCACTCGGATGATTCGGCAATGGGAAAGGGAGAATCGCAAGTCACCAGTACGTATCATTGCCTTGACTGCTCATGCCCTGAACGAAGTCCGAGAAAAGGCACTCGATGCCGGATGCAATTCCCATTTGACGAAACCTGTTTCCAAGGAAGCTTTTTTGCGGGCTTTGCGAATCGAAATTGGCCGATTTCACTAA